A single genomic interval of Demequina sp. NBRC 110054 harbors:
- a CDS encoding IclR family transcriptional regulator, with translation MANSPSGDSVTDRIVRVLETFTPTRTVQTAAEIGRRAGLPSSTAHRVVGDLVDAGLLDRDGEGRLSVGLRLWELATRSSHALRVRQAAMPAMERVQARVREHTQLAILEQDEALFLERLSDSQAGANVTRIAGRLPLHATSSGLVLLAFADSEVQERVLARPLRPMTAQTPTDAGVVRRKLAEVRALGHVIAKGYIDEVSTGVAVPVRDRASGATAALSVVLPRDAATGLALEELHRAAREIEAALV, from the coding sequence GTGGCCAACTCCCCCTCCGGCGACTCGGTGACCGACCGCATCGTCCGGGTGCTCGAGACGTTCACTCCCACGCGGACGGTGCAGACCGCGGCGGAGATCGGACGACGCGCCGGCCTGCCCTCCTCGACGGCGCACCGGGTCGTGGGGGACCTCGTGGACGCGGGACTGCTCGATCGCGACGGCGAGGGTCGGCTGAGCGTCGGCCTGCGGCTGTGGGAGCTCGCGACCCGCTCGTCGCATGCGCTGCGGGTGAGGCAGGCGGCCATGCCCGCGATGGAGAGGGTCCAGGCGCGCGTGCGCGAGCACACGCAGCTCGCGATCCTCGAGCAGGACGAGGCGCTGTTCCTCGAGCGGCTCAGCGACAGCCAAGCCGGCGCGAACGTCACCCGGATCGCGGGCCGGCTGCCGCTGCACGCGACCTCATCGGGGCTCGTGCTGCTAGCCTTCGCGGACTCCGAGGTGCAGGAGCGGGTGCTTGCCCGACCGCTGCGACCCATGACTGCGCAGACGCCGACCGACGCGGGCGTGGTGCGCCGCAAGCTCGCCGAGGTCAGGGCGCTCGGTCACGTGATCGCGAAGGGGTACATCGACGAGGTCTCGACCGGCGTCGCCGTGCCGGTGCGCGACCGGGCGAGCGGCGCGACCGCTGCACTCTCGGTCGTACTGCCGCGCGACGCGGCGACGGGCCTTGCGCTCGAGGAGCTGCACCGCGCCGCGCGCGAGATCGAGGCCGCGCTCGTCTGA
- a CDS encoding nucleotidyltransferase domain-containing protein, translating to MSTTTPSPALPWAPLTAEEVADLLGPSEVRWWLSGGAALDRWLGHPIRERENIDVSTIPSDLAPLVAALPPRYSAWVSDGTDGDGMIPLADADEDADLQPVLIRDDAADTWVLRVNVEDGAAKAWMYRRDARLQLPWERVVLDVGGVPTGAPEVQLLWKCFSPRPEDDADKDAVMPHLSEEARVWWEQQLLRIHPHSSWTIPVRSPMFPARASWNRPQR from the coding sequence ATGTCGACGACGACGCCGTCGCCCGCGCTGCCGTGGGCGCCCCTCACCGCCGAGGAGGTCGCGGATCTCCTCGGGCCCAGCGAAGTCCGCTGGTGGCTCTCGGGCGGAGCCGCGCTCGACCGCTGGCTCGGCCACCCGATCCGTGAGCGCGAGAACATCGACGTGAGCACGATCCCGAGCGACCTGGCACCGCTCGTCGCGGCGCTTCCCCCGCGGTACTCCGCGTGGGTCTCCGACGGCACGGACGGCGACGGGATGATCCCGCTCGCGGACGCCGACGAGGACGCCGACCTGCAGCCGGTCCTCATCAGGGACGATGCGGCGGACACCTGGGTGCTGCGCGTGAACGTCGAGGATGGGGCGGCCAAGGCGTGGATGTATCGCCGCGACGCGCGGCTTCAGTTGCCGTGGGAGCGCGTGGTGCTGGACGTAGGCGGGGTGCCGACCGGGGCGCCCGAGGTGCAGCTCCTGTGGAAGTGCTTCAGTCCCCGCCCCGAGGACGATGCCGATAAGGACGCCGTCATGCCGCACCTGTCCGAGGAGGCGCGTGTGTGGTGGGAGCAGCAGCTGCTGAGGATCCATCCGCACTCGTCGTGGACGATCCCGGTGCGCTCCCCGATGTTCCCGGCGCGCGCGAGCTGGAATCGCCCGCAGCGCTAG